The Pelagovum sp. HNIBRBA483 sequence TGATCTGGGTTGGGGGAAGATCATCTCACCCTTAAAATGTACCCGAGTTCGAGCGGCGCTGTCTTTTCCTCAAAGGAATGTTTTTTCGAACATTCGTATCGCAAACATATTCTAAAGATGTATTTTTTAGGGTCTTTTGCGGGTTGAGTAGGGTCATTTTAGAGATTCCATCTTCGGGGGGCGCCAATTGATTCTCGTAAAAAGTGTTTTTGGCGACTCGGCATCGCGGAATCAAAAACGCCCGCCATTTGGCGGGCGTTTCGTATTTCGTGGAAGGGTCGCTTAGCCCTTTTGCAGTACTTTCTGGCCAAGCACCTCAGCGATTTGGACGGCATTCAGCGCCGCGCCTTTGCGGAGGTTGTCGGAGACGCACCAGAGATTGATACCGTTTTCAATGGTGCTGTCCTGGCGAATCCGGCTGATGAAAGTTGCGAAATCGCCAACACATTCTACTGGCGTCGCGTAGCCGCCGTTTTCCCGCTTGTCGATTACCATGATTCCCGGAGCTTCGCGCAGGATGTCACGGGCTTCTTCTTCATCGAGGAAATCCTCGAACTCGATATTGATCGCTTCCGAGTGGCCGACGAACACCGGAACCCGCACGCAGGTTGCTGTGACCTTGATCGACGGGTCGATGATCTTTTTGGTTTCGGCGACCATTTTCCACTCTTCCTTGGTGGAGCCATCGTCGAGAAAAACGTCGATGTGCGGAATGACGTTGAACGCAATCTGCTTAGGGTAAACGGAAGGTGCAAGTTCCTGACCCGGGACATACATGCCTTTGGTCTGATCCCAAAGTTCGTCAATCGCCTCTTTTCCTGAGCCGGACACGGACTGATAGGTCGATACGACGACGCGCTTGATCTTGGCGCGGTCGTGCAGCGGCTTGAGAGCCACTACCATTTGTGCGGTCGAACAGTTGGGGTTGGCGATGATGTTCTTCTTCGAATAGCCGTGAATCGCATCTGCGTTAACTTCGGGAACGATAAGAGGCACATCGGGGTCATAGCGGTAGAGCGACGAGTTATCGATCACAACGCAACCTGACGCCGCTGCTTTCGGGGCATAGGTCTTGGTTGCATCAGAGCCGATGGCAAAAAGCGCGATATCCCAGCCCGTGAAATCAAATGCATCGAGATCAAGGGTTTTAAGGGTTTTGTCGCCAAAGCTGACTTCAGTGCCGAGAGATTTTCGGCTGGCCAGCGCAGCGATCTCATCCACAGGGAACTCGCGCTCGGCGAGGATATTCAGCATTTCGCGACCC is a genomic window containing:
- a CDS encoding aspartate-semialdehyde dehydrogenase, whose translation is MGYKVVVVGATGNVGREMLNILAEREFPVDEIAALASRKSLGTEVSFGDKTLKTLDLDAFDFTGWDIALFAIGSDATKTYAPKAAASGCVVIDNSSLYRYDPDVPLIVPEVNADAIHGYSKKNIIANPNCSTAQMVVALKPLHDRAKIKRVVVSTYQSVSGSGKEAIDELWDQTKGMYVPGQELAPSVYPKQIAFNVIPHIDVFLDDGSTKEEWKMVAETKKIIDPSIKVTATCVRVPVFVGHSEAINIEFEDFLDEEEARDILREAPGIMVIDKRENGGYATPVECVGDFATFISRIRQDSTIENGINLWCVSDNLRKGAALNAVQIAEVLGQKVLQKG